A single Fusarium oxysporum Fo47 chromosome IV, complete sequence DNA region contains:
- a CDS encoding Alpha/Beta hydrolase protein gives MSFDLSTTYERALLRPLVLPPIDPTVTNESAGLSEGSKWRASTHIFRGTEDRDETDAWPPAKFNDDPSNIPNDEAYNIPYDTASKKANSSMFKLHSDSGRSNKSNVPPPKLVAKRYIPTNQVNKSGQGVTLLTLTGMGVPKEMFEPMLEDLLPRLRKSGVKVEEVWAIDMPLSGETAKANSVGYLYANEKDIVRDFLLFLTAYLPVQPGEELPKHLQPRTTTDQAQQPTRQNLHVFAHSLGAQAAILASVHAPNIFSSLMVVDPAMIPAGKINDAMTKLPKEIFCLGLKESFPDRNAVENALRENKRTRNWDERAIRMFTQHGLVPNDKGGVKLIAHPRLDWALWYDKQTPAECYDRFRDISVPLLAIMPKRPFAVPAKMFEADVKKLKERVYVRWVEGTHQVVYERMDDCVGFVGEWLGDIAGEKRAKL, from the coding sequence ATGAGCTTCGATCTATCGACGACGTACGAGCGGGCATTGCTCCGTCCGCTTGTCTTACCTCCCATCGATCCCACTGTCACGAACGAGTCGGCAGGTCTGTCAGAGGGGTCCAAATGGCGAGCTTCGACACATATTTTTCGGGGAACAGAAGATCGCGATGAGACTGATGCGTGGCCACCAGCCAAGTTCAACGATGACCCGTCCAATATTCCCAACGACGAGGCATACAACATCCCATACGATACAGCAAGCAAGAAAGCCAACAGCAGTATGTTCAAGCTGCACTCAGACTCAGGTCGGAGCAACAAATCGAATGTCCCGCCTCCTAAGCTGGTTGCCAAGCGCTACATTCCAACGAACCAAGTCAATAAGTCTGGACAGGGCGTAACTCTTCTCACGCTTACGGGCATGGGCGTTCCCAAGGAGATGTTTGAGCCTATGCTTGAAGACCTGCTACCTCGACTGCGCAAGTCTGgtgtcaaggttgaggaggtttGGGCCATAGATATGCCACTTAGCGGAGAGACGGCCAAGGCTAATTCTGTGGGATACTTGTACGCCAATGAGAAAGACATCGTTCGAGATTTTCTGCTCTTCCTTACAGCCTACCTCCCTGTGCAACCCGGCGAAGAGCTACCgaagcatcttcaacctcgaaCAACAACAgaccaagctcaacagcctACACGACAGAATCTTCACGTCTTTGCCCACAGTCTCGGTGCTCAAGCCGCTATCCTAGCTTCCGTCCACGCACCAAACATATTCAGCAGCCTAATGGTCGTCGACCCAGCCATGATTCCAGCTGGAAAGATCAACGACGCTATGACAAAACTCCCCAAAGAGATCTTCTGTCTCGGTCTCAAGGAAAGTTTCCCCGATCGCAACGCCGTCGAGAACGCACTTCGCGAGAATAAACGTACACGAAACTGGGACGAACGCGCTATCCGTATGTTCACCCAACACGGTCTGGTCCCTAACGACAAGGGAGGAGTCAAACTCATTGCCCATCCAAGACTTGACTGGGCTTTATGGTACGACAAGCAAACGCCCGCAGAGTGTTACGATCGGTTCAGGGATATAAGTGTTCCGTTGCTTGCTATCATGCCCAAGAGGCCTTTTGCTGTGCCGGCGAAGATGTTCGAGGCTGACGTTAAGAAGTTGAAGGAGAGGGTTTATGTTAGGTGGGTTGAGGGGACACATCAGGTTGTTTATGAGAGGATGGATGACTGTGTTGGGTTTGTGGGGGAGTGGTTGGGGGATATTGCTGGTGAGAAGAGAGCTAAGCTGTAG
- a CDS encoding uncharacterized protein (of unknown function-domain containing protein) produces the protein METFSRQQHKHHDINITTKDVSSRKAKPGPIRSWLWETLSLLFALGLLIATIVIPAQNNNRVLKPWPYDISLNTIIAILSTFMRASMLLVVAELIGQMGWNAVQQPRPVSDLHHFNNASRGILGAMKLFWTVPPRLTSIVAALVIIISPAITPFAQQSVSTVPCPRTVLGAQASLPITHYVPAVNSSFRTSAAGNHISGDMKVAMMNGLVNPTGKDTAIAATCSTGNCTFPSDSQGVTHSSVAMCSACIDTTEFIKLEVITNESNGTYGYFGKVYNYTLPNGQWIQAVVKSQVMVLSGDLDWALDTPDSNFAQLAKVAISNLTTLSFTQNGCNVTDSRHATCPEDRLISKTPEGMRYQYAIATSCALYPCIKKYHAKVEKGSLIEKVVDEQPIDYNRAADDIAGNRVGVQQPCMINGTEYQLANFSQTKEPSYSETIVPIDGTNYTVPHQCVYTLTFSYRQALASFIENTLFNTVCFANIYGGGKDQLDCGDQWWLPPLYNSTFQGLDAAFDLFTTAITNNFRKQGVRGLYLDHLLEGTDKASGQATEMAICTVFDWRWVLLPAGLMAITMLLLIIAVVQGFTSPGMPVWKTSILPLLFYGPNVVGQTQETDLDDLQKEAGRVIVKIEHDENVRLGQVDTRGTES, from the coding sequence ATGGAAACCTTCTCGAGGCAGCAACACAAACACCacgacatcaacatcacaaCCAAAGACGTTTCTTCACGAAAAGCCAAACCTGGCCCTATTCGCTCCTGGCTATGGGAGACTCTATCGTTATTGTTCGCTCTGGGCTTGTTGATAGCTACGATTGTTATTCCAGCACAGAACAATAACAGAGTCTTGAAACCATGGCCATACGacatcagcctcaacacaATTATTGCTATCCTTAGCACCTTTATGAGAGCTTCAATGTTACTTGTCGTTGCTGAGCTCATCGGTCAGATGGGATGGAATGCTGTGCAGCAGCCCCGTCCTGTTTCCGATCTTCATCATTTCAACAATGCCAGTCGCGGCATCCTTGGAGCGATGAAGCTATTCTGGACTGTTCCTCCACGGCTCACAAGCATCGTCGCCGCTCTTGTTATCATTATATCTCCCGCAATCACTCCCTTTGCCCAGCAGTCTGTCAGCACAGTTCCTTGCCCGAGAACAGTCCTAGGCGCGCAAGCATCTCTACCGATTACTCATTATGTCCCTGCCGTCAATTCGAGCTTTCGAACAAGTGCCGCTGGCAATCACATTTCAGGTGATATGAAAgtcgccatgatgaatggcCTCGTCAACCCTACGGGTAAGGACACAGCTATAGCAGCAACTTGCTCAACTGGAAACTGCACATTTCCATCAGACTCCCAAGGCGTAACCCATTCCTCGGTTGCCATGTGCAGTGCCTGCATTGACACCACGGAGTTTATCAAGTTGGAAGTCATTACTAACGAGAGTAATGGAACCTATGGTTACTTCGGCAAAGTTTACAACTACACTCTGCCAAATGGTCAGTGGATTCAGGCTGTTGTCAAAAGCCAGGTCATGGTATTGTCGGGGGATTTGGACTGGGCCCTCGACACACCCGACTCCAATTTTGCCCAGTTGGCCAAAGTCGCTATTTCGAATTTGACGACTCTAAGCTTCACGCAGAACGGTTGCAACGTTACTGATAGCAGGCACGCAACCTGTCCTGAGGATAGGCTGATCTCAAAAACCCCAGAGGGAATGCGTTATCAGTATGCCATAGCAACTTCATGTGCCCTCTATCCTTGCATCAAGAAATACCAcgccaaggttgagaaggGTTCGCTCATCGAGAAGGTGGTTGACGAGCAGCCCATCGATTACAACAGGGCTGCCGATGACATCGCAGGAAATCGTGTTGGGGTACAACAGCCCTGCATGATCAATGGGACTGAATATCAACTTGCCAACTTTTCCCAAACCAAGGAACCCTCATACTCAGAAACAATTGTCCCAATCGATGGTACTAACTATACAGTCCCGCATCAATGTGTCTACACGCTCACGTTTAGCTACCGGCAAGCACTAGCAAGCTTCATTGAGAATACACTTTTCAACACTGTCTGCTTCGCCAATATATATGGTGGCGGGAAAGACCAGCTTGATTGTGGCGACCAATGGTGGCTACCCCCACTCTATAACTCAACATTTCAAGGTCTCGATGCTGCTTTTGATTTGTTCACAACCGCCATAACAAACAACTTCCGCAAGCAGGGTGTAAGAGGTCTTTACCTGGACCATTTACTGGAAGGGACAGACAAGGCATCAGGCCAAGCTACAGAGATGGCTATCTGTACTGTGTTTGATTGGCGGTGGGTGCTTTTACCGGCCGGTCTGATGGCCATCACGATGCTCTTGTTGATAATTGCCGTTGTCCAAGGATTTACTAGCCCGGGAATGCCGGTGTGGAAGACTTCGATTCTTCCATTGTTGTTTTATGGACCTAATGTGGTGGGCCAGACACAGGAGACGGACTTGGATGATTTGCAGAAGGAGGCTGGAAGGGTGATAGTAAAGATTGAGCATGATGAGAATGTCAGACTTGGACAGGTTGATACTAGGGGGACGGAAAGTTGA